The following proteins are encoded in a genomic region of Oncorhynchus masou masou isolate Uvic2021 chromosome 32, UVic_Omas_1.1, whole genome shotgun sequence:
- the LOC135526471 gene encoding nanos homolog 1-like, with product MDFLNHNYLSARNPYDYTFNFWNDYLGLSTLVTKNNKHMMPQSPNSITESLKATLGLDDSPECACVISGSSGGGHLDCCCPSASPPPTSILDLKERFSILSPFQNQIGGIPLQDRDLGFGGSFAGFDLFGVERKMRKPTSRNKQEPKICVFCRNNGAPEEVYGSHVLKTPDGRVVCPILRAYTCPLCSANGDNAHTIKYCPLSKDQPTQRPLKGGRAVGGKRMKIF from the coding sequence ATGGATTTCCTCAATCATAACTATTTGAGTGCTCGCAACCCATATGACTATACCTTTAATTTTTGGAACGACTATCTGGGTCTGTCGACGTTGGTCACGAAGAATAACAAGCACATGATGCCCCAAAGCCCAAACTCCATCACCGAGTCCCTGAAAGCAACCCTGGGTTTGGATGACTCTCCAGAATGTGCGTGCGTAATATCGGGCAGTAGTGGAGGCGGACACCTGGACTGCTGTTGTCCATCCGCGAGCCCCCCGCCTACCTCCATCCTGGACTTGAAGGAGCGCTTTTCAATTCTGAGTCCATTCCAAAACCAAATCGGTGGCATCCCACTACAAGACCGGGACTTGGGCTTCGGGGGGAGCTTCGCAGGATTTGACCTGTTCGGAGTGGAGAGGAAGATGCGCAAACCAACGTCAAGGAATAAACAGGAGCCCAAAATCTGCGTCTTCTGCAGGAATAACGGTGCGCCGGAGGAGGTGTACGGCTCCCACGTTCTGAAGACACCCGACGGGAGGGTGGTGTGCCCCATTCTTCGGGCTTATACCTGCCCTCTTTGCAGTGCCAATGGTGACAATGCGCACACAATTAAGTACTGTCCACTCTCCAAAGATCAACCAACCCAGCGACCAttaaagggagggagggcagtGGGTGGTAAGCGAATGAAAATATTCTAG